The following coding sequences lie in one Pseudomonadota bacterium genomic window:
- a CDS encoding YkvA family protein: protein MTDNNVKYLEVFPNWLRTLDEDVQTLLEILKNPAAGVEARKSLAGGINYLFKSLDLIPDGIDDIGYLDDAFVVRLAAKNALDADMGNVGDAITRLGRLGNDAELIKEFLDGDLYNRLEKYVRDLRKGAARGRTVDEIVEDEGVLGALANEVAIFVKEYKSPGFSKDEKNLIKLRAFLEAKLPK, encoded by the coding sequence ATGACCGACAACAACGTGAAGTATCTCGAGGTGTTTCCGAATTGGCTGCGCACGCTGGACGAGGACGTCCAGACGCTGCTCGAGATCCTGAAGAACCCGGCCGCCGGAGTCGAGGCGCGCAAGTCGCTCGCGGGCGGCATCAACTACCTGTTCAAGTCGCTCGATCTCATCCCGGACGGGATCGACGACATCGGGTACCTCGATGACGCGTTCGTCGTGCGGCTCGCGGCGAAGAACGCGCTGGACGCCGACATGGGCAACGTGGGCGACGCGATCACGCGGCTCGGGCGCCTCGGCAACGACGCGGAGCTCATCAAGGAGTTCCTCGACGGCGACCTCTACAACCGCCTCGAGAAGTACGTCCGCGACCTGCGCAAGGGCGCGGCGCGCGGCCGCACGGTGGACGAGATCGTCGAGGACGAAGGGGTCCTCGGCGCGCTCGCGAACGAGGTCGCGATCTTCGTCAAGGAGTACAAGTCCCCGGGCTTCTCCAAGGACGAGAAGAACCTCATCAAGCTGCGCGCCTTCCTCGAGGCCAAGCTCCCGAAGTAG
- the pyrH gene encoding UMP kinase, with product MPRPRVILKLSGEVLAGPSGSGLDPDVLAAAAAELARAMGDGARAGVVLGGGNIFRGLGKAAKGMDRVTADEMGMLATVINGLALRDAVRRQGARAELYTARPLGPIGRAYLRDEALAAIDGGALAIFAGGTGNPFFSTDSGAALRAAELGCALLLKGTKVDGVYDKDPARHADAVRFETLTVDEMIERKLGVMDLTAATLCRENGIDVVVYKMAEKDAVYRAALGESKGTRVRAR from the coding sequence ATGCCGCGTCCCCGCGTCATCCTGAAGCTGTCCGGCGAGGTGCTCGCGGGCCCGAGCGGCTCGGGGCTGGACCCCGACGTGCTCGCCGCCGCGGCGGCCGAGCTCGCGCGAGCGATGGGCGACGGCGCGCGGGCCGGGGTCGTGCTCGGCGGCGGCAACATCTTCAGGGGCCTCGGCAAGGCGGCCAAAGGGATGGATCGCGTCACCGCGGACGAGATGGGGATGCTCGCCACCGTCATCAACGGCCTCGCGCTGCGCGACGCGGTGCGACGGCAGGGCGCCCGCGCCGAGCTCTATACGGCCCGGCCGCTCGGCCCCATCGGCCGCGCCTACCTGCGCGACGAGGCGCTCGCGGCGATCGACGGCGGCGCGCTCGCGATCTTCGCCGGCGGCACCGGCAACCCGTTCTTCTCCACCGACTCGGGCGCGGCGCTCCGCGCGGCGGAGCTCGGGTGCGCGCTGCTCCTCAAGGGCACCAAGGTGGACGGCGTGTACGACAAGGATCCGGCGCGGCACGCGGACGCGGTGCGGTTCGAGACGCTCACGGTCGACGAGATGATCGAGCGCAAGCTCGGGGTCATGGACCTCACCGCGGCGACCCTGTGCCGCGAGAACGGCATCGACGTCGTCGTCTACAAGATGGCCGAGAAGGACGCCGTCTACCGCGCAGCCCTCGGCGAGTCCAAAGGTACCCGCGTCCGGGCCCGGTAG
- the tsf gene encoding translation elongation factor Ts yields MANVTMDMIKDLRERTGAGVVDCKKVLSDTNGDIDAAVVELQKRGIAKAAKKGGRIAAEGKIGMYVHDGGRICTLVEINCETDFVSRGDDFKTLCEDVAMHVAAMNPAYVRVEEIPSADVDRQREIFTAQVLEEGKPANIAPKIVEGKIAKWQKENCLVDQLFVKNTEITVGDLVNGLTGTTGEKITIRRFVRYEVGEGIEKRSNDLAAEVAAMTGGKA; encoded by the coding sequence ATGGCAAACGTCACGATGGACATGATCAAGGACCTCAGGGAGCGCACGGGCGCCGGGGTCGTGGACTGCAAGAAGGTGCTCTCCGACACCAACGGCGACATCGACGCGGCGGTGGTCGAGCTGCAGAAGCGCGGGATCGCGAAGGCGGCGAAGAAGGGCGGACGGATCGCCGCCGAGGGCAAGATCGGCATGTACGTGCACGACGGCGGCCGGATCTGCACGCTCGTCGAGATCAACTGCGAGACCGACTTCGTCTCGCGGGGTGACGACTTCAAGACGCTTTGCGAGGACGTCGCCATGCACGTCGCGGCGATGAACCCCGCGTACGTCCGCGTCGAGGAGATCCCGAGCGCGGACGTCGATCGGCAGCGGGAGATCTTCACGGCGCAGGTCCTCGAGGAAGGGAAGCCCGCGAACATCGCGCCGAAGATCGTCGAGGGCAAGATCGCCAAGTGGCAGAAGGAGAACTGCCTCGTCGATCAGCTCTTCGTGAAGAACACGGAGATCACGGTCGGCGACCTCGTGAACGGCCTCACCGGCACGACCGGCGAGAAGATCACGATCCGCAGGTTCGTCCGCTACGAGGTCGGCGAGGGGATCGAGAAGCGGTCGAACGATCTCGCCGCCGAGGTCGCCGCCATGACGGGCGGCAAGGCCTAG
- the rpsB gene encoding 30S ribosomal protein S2 produces MGAAKKADVVSLRDLLESGVHLGHHTKRWNPKMRRYIYGVRNGVHIVDLRLTQKLFNQAYETVVNLVSRGGQVLFVGTKRQAMEVITEEAERAGMHAVTNRWLGGTLTNFRTIKNTIERMRTIETMRTDGTYDSFVKKERLKLDKEHARLLKFVGGIKDMTQLPAAVFVVDPNKESIAVAEAKKLGITLIALTDTNCDPDPIDLPIPGNDDAIRAIKLVTGKIADACIEGSKKRREVVKGAAVSQPMGAGPKVEVARRPRAATGRKGAGA; encoded by the coding sequence ATGGGCGCCGCCAAGAAGGCGGACGTCGTCTCCCTGCGCGATCTCCTCGAGTCCGGGGTCCACCTCGGCCACCACACGAAGAGGTGGAACCCGAAGATGCGGCGCTACATCTACGGCGTGCGCAACGGCGTGCACATCGTGGACCTGCGGCTCACGCAGAAGCTCTTCAACCAGGCGTACGAGACCGTGGTGAACCTCGTGTCCCGCGGCGGGCAGGTGCTGTTCGTCGGCACGAAGCGCCAGGCCATGGAGGTGATCACGGAGGAGGCGGAGCGCGCGGGCATGCACGCCGTGACGAACCGGTGGCTGGGCGGGACGCTCACGAACTTCCGCACCATCAAGAACACCATCGAGCGCATGCGCACGATCGAGACGATGCGCACGGACGGGACCTACGACAGCTTCGTGAAGAAGGAGCGCCTGAAGCTCGACAAGGAGCACGCGCGCCTCCTGAAGTTCGTCGGCGGCATCAAGGACATGACGCAGCTGCCGGCGGCCGTGTTCGTCGTCGATCCGAACAAGGAGTCGATCGCCGTCGCCGAGGCCAAGAAGCTCGGCATCACGCTGATCGCGCTCACCGACACGAACTGCGATCCGGACCCGATCGACCTCCCGATCCCGGGCAACGACGACGCCATCCGGGCGATCAAGCTGGTCACCGGCAAGATCGCGGACGCGTGCATCGAGGGCTCGAAGAAGCGCCGCGAGGTCGTGAAGGGCGCGGCGGTCTCCCAACCCATGGGCGCCGGGCCGAAGGTGGAGGTCGCGCGGCGGCCGCGCGCGGCGACCGGACGAAAGGGCGCGGGGGCGTAG
- the rpe gene encoding ribulose-phosphate 3-epimerase, which produces MNRLVAPSILAADFGRLAEEVAAVAAAGADWIHVDVMDGRFVPNITIGPAVVRAVRRATKLPLDVHLMIESPSLHIAAFADAGADFLTVHAEACPHLHRTLQEIRDLGPRAGVAFNPATPIDALDHVLELADLVLVMSVNPGFGGQKFIPAVVPKIEAARRAAARAGHAVDVEVDGGITASTAGLVADAGANVLVAGTAVFGTKDYAAAIRAVRGA; this is translated from the coding sequence ATGAACCGGCTCGTCGCCCCGTCCATCCTGGCGGCCGACTTCGGGCGGCTCGCCGAAGAGGTCGCGGCCGTGGCCGCCGCCGGCGCGGACTGGATCCACGTCGATGTCATGGACGGCCGGTTCGTGCCCAACATCACGATAGGGCCGGCCGTCGTCCGCGCGGTGCGGCGCGCGACGAAGCTCCCGCTCGACGTGCACCTCATGATCGAGTCGCCTTCGCTCCACATTGCGGCGTTCGCCGACGCGGGCGCCGACTTCCTGACGGTCCACGCCGAGGCGTGCCCGCACCTGCACCGGACGTTGCAGGAGATCCGGGATCTCGGGCCGCGCGCGGGCGTCGCCTTCAACCCCGCGACCCCGATCGACGCGCTCGACCACGTCCTCGAGCTCGCGGATCTCGTGCTCGTCATGTCGGTCAACCCCGGCTTCGGTGGGCAGAAGTTCATCCCCGCGGTCGTGCCGAAGATCGAGGCCGCCCGCCGGGCCGCGGCGCGCGCCGGGCACGCCGTGGACGTGGAGGTCGACGGGGGCATCACCGCGAGCACGGCCGGGCTCGTCGCCGACGCCGGCGCGAACGTGCTCGTCGCCGGGACCGCCGTGTTCGGGACGAAGGACTACGCCGCCGCGATCCGCGCTGTTCGCGGCGCCTGA